Proteins encoded by one window of Hylaeus volcanicus isolate JK05 chromosome 7, UHH_iyHylVolc1.0_haploid, whole genome shotgun sequence:
- the LOC128880465 gene encoding choline-phosphate cytidylyltransferase A-like isoform X2, which produces MSRKRAREETMLNSTSHSNIQNGEIASCSTEDLPAYPSICKEAPFSDDSEALAERNACDYNIRITLKMAKSGKAPRKVRVYADGIYDLFHQGHARQLLQAKNIFPNVYLIVGVCNDELTHSKKGRTVMTDIERYDAVKHCRYVDEVVRDAPWELDDEFLTKHKIDFVAHDDIPYMTDDSTDVYAALKAKGMFVATQRTEGVSTSDIVARIVKDYDIYVRRNLARGYSAKELNVSFLNEKKFRLQNKFDDLKDKGKRVMENIGEKRMDMISKWEEKSRDFIDAFLLLFGREGRLSTIWNESKGRLMQALSPPASPKRDGSPNGSSSSNNDEDQISPPPKKTGRFELSRNNYYLSDDYSDDEEENLHYK; this is translated from the exons ATGTCTAGAAAGCGTGCCAGAGAAGAAACTATGTTGAATTCTACATCACattcaaatatacaaaatggAGAAATTGCATCCTGCTCTACCGAAGATTTGCCAGCCTACCCT tcgATTTGTAAGGAAGCACCTTTTAGCGATGATTCTGAAGCACTTGCTGAAAGGAATGCATGTGATTACAATATTCGTATCACGTTAAAAATGGCGAAAAGTGGTAAAG CTCCTAGGAAAGTCAGGGTATATGCAGATGGTATTTACGATCTCTTTCATCAAGGACATGCACGACAACTCTTACaagctaaaaatatttttcctaatGTATACCTGATTGTAGGAG ttTGTAATGATGAACTGACTCACAGTAAGAAAGGAAGAACAGTCATGACAGATATTGAAAGGTATGATGCAGTAAAGCATTGTAGATATGTAGATGAAGTGGTTAGAGATGCTCCTTGGGAATTAGATGATGAATTTCTTACAAAACATAAG ATCGACTTTGTAGCACACGATGACATACCTTATATGACAGATGATAGTACAGACGTTTATGCTGCACTAAAAGCTAAAGGTATGTTTGTAGCCACACAGAGGACAGAAGGAGTATCCACATCAGACATTGTAGCCAGAATAGTTAAAGATTACGATATTTATGTAAGAAGAAACCTTGCACGAGGTTATAGTGCCAAAGAacttaatgtttcttttctcaaT GAAAAGAAATTCCGATTACAAAATAAGTTCGACGATTTAAAAGATAAGGGTAAACGTGTTATGGAAAACATTGGTGAAAAACGTATGGATATGATCAGCAAATGGGAAGAAAAATCTCGAGACTTTATCGATGCTTTTCTACTACTATTTGGCAGAGAGGGCAGATTG tCTACAATTTGGAATGAAAGTAAAGGTCGGTTGATGCAAGCATTATCTCCCCCTGCAAGTCCAAAAAGGGATGGCAGCCCAAATGGCAGTAGTAGCAGCAATAATGATGAAGATCAGATAAG TCCACCGCCGAAAAAGACTGGCCGTTTCGAATTGTCACggaataattactatttaagTGATGATTATAGCGACGATGAGGAGGAAAATTTACACTACAAATGA
- the LOC128880465 gene encoding choline-phosphate cytidylyltransferase A-like isoform X1, translating into MSRKRAREETMLNSTSHSNIQNGEIASCSTEDLPAYPLVTMTWGTNRTSNNDSGQISLKKINSEISVSHKELPSICKEAPFSDDSEALAERNACDYNIRITLKMAKSGKAPRKVRVYADGIYDLFHQGHARQLLQAKNIFPNVYLIVGVCNDELTHSKKGRTVMTDIERYDAVKHCRYVDEVVRDAPWELDDEFLTKHKIDFVAHDDIPYMTDDSTDVYAALKAKGMFVATQRTEGVSTSDIVARIVKDYDIYVRRNLARGYSAKELNVSFLNEKKFRLQNKFDDLKDKGKRVMENIGEKRMDMISKWEEKSRDFIDAFLLLFGREGRLSTIWNESKGRLMQALSPPASPKRDGSPNGSSSSNNDEDQISPPPKKTGRFELSRNNYYLSDDYSDDEEENLHYK; encoded by the exons ATGTCTAGAAAGCGTGCCAGAGAAGAAACTATGTTGAATTCTACATCACattcaaatatacaaaatggAGAAATTGCATCCTGCTCTACCGAAGATTTGCCAGCCTACCCT TTGGTGACAATGACTTGGGGGACCAACAGGACATCAAATAATGACTCAGGTCAAATTTcactgaaaaaaataaatagtgaaATTTCTGTTTCCCACAAAGAACTTCCA tcgATTTGTAAGGAAGCACCTTTTAGCGATGATTCTGAAGCACTTGCTGAAAGGAATGCATGTGATTACAATATTCGTATCACGTTAAAAATGGCGAAAAGTGGTAAAG CTCCTAGGAAAGTCAGGGTATATGCAGATGGTATTTACGATCTCTTTCATCAAGGACATGCACGACAACTCTTACaagctaaaaatatttttcctaatGTATACCTGATTGTAGGAG ttTGTAATGATGAACTGACTCACAGTAAGAAAGGAAGAACAGTCATGACAGATATTGAAAGGTATGATGCAGTAAAGCATTGTAGATATGTAGATGAAGTGGTTAGAGATGCTCCTTGGGAATTAGATGATGAATTTCTTACAAAACATAAG ATCGACTTTGTAGCACACGATGACATACCTTATATGACAGATGATAGTACAGACGTTTATGCTGCACTAAAAGCTAAAGGTATGTTTGTAGCCACACAGAGGACAGAAGGAGTATCCACATCAGACATTGTAGCCAGAATAGTTAAAGATTACGATATTTATGTAAGAAGAAACCTTGCACGAGGTTATAGTGCCAAAGAacttaatgtttcttttctcaaT GAAAAGAAATTCCGATTACAAAATAAGTTCGACGATTTAAAAGATAAGGGTAAACGTGTTATGGAAAACATTGGTGAAAAACGTATGGATATGATCAGCAAATGGGAAGAAAAATCTCGAGACTTTATCGATGCTTTTCTACTACTATTTGGCAGAGAGGGCAGATTG tCTACAATTTGGAATGAAAGTAAAGGTCGGTTGATGCAAGCATTATCTCCCCCTGCAAGTCCAAAAAGGGATGGCAGCCCAAATGGCAGTAGTAGCAGCAATAATGATGAAGATCAGATAAG TCCACCGCCGAAAAAGACTGGCCGTTTCGAATTGTCACggaataattactatttaagTGATGATTATAGCGACGATGAGGAGGAAAATTTACACTACAAATGA